A genome region from Acidobacteriota bacterium includes the following:
- a CDS encoding FAD-dependent oxidoreductase — protein MSRLFRFDPMWQEHRLRDRYDVVVIGAGVHGLATAYYLARRGITDVAVLEKGYLGSGNSGRNTAILRANYRTPEAIPFYAESLALYEELSDDLDYNLLFSQQGHLTLAHTEAAVNGLRVRAEANRIMGVRSRIIGPAEIRRMVPALDTSSAPRYPIMAALYHAPGGIIRHDAVVWGYAHQASQLGVEVHAHTEVLDLGLQAGRIATVHTNRGTIRTGAVVNATSGWCSLIAAMAGVELPIVSHPLQACVTEPMEPLLDKVIVSANLHVYVNQTPRGEFVIGAEIDPYPSYHLGSTLPTLKSMAFHALELFPDLHQVKVLRQWGGICDMTPDYSPIIDEHPEVGGFFMDVGWGTYGFKAGPAGGKCLAELIATGRTPELIKAFCLTRFHENRLVGEKASAAVSH, from the coding sequence GTGTCACGCCTGTTCCGCTTCGATCCCATGTGGCAGGAGCATCGGCTCCGCGACCGCTACGACGTGGTGGTGATCGGCGCCGGCGTGCACGGACTGGCCACCGCCTACTATCTGGCCCGCCGCGGGATCACCGACGTGGCGGTCCTGGAGAAAGGCTACCTGGGATCGGGAAACAGCGGACGCAATACGGCCATCCTCCGGGCCAACTACCGGACCCCGGAAGCCATTCCCTTCTACGCCGAGAGCCTGGCCCTCTACGAGGAACTCTCCGACGACCTGGACTACAACCTGCTGTTTTCGCAGCAGGGCCACCTGACGCTGGCCCACACCGAGGCCGCGGTCAACGGCCTCCGGGTGCGGGCCGAAGCCAACCGCATCATGGGGGTCAGGAGCCGGATCATCGGCCCGGCCGAAATCAGGCGCATGGTCCCGGCCCTCGACACCTCTTCCGCCCCCCGGTATCCGATCATGGCCGCCCTGTATCACGCTCCGGGAGGAATCATCCGCCACGACGCCGTGGTCTGGGGCTACGCCCACCAGGCCAGCCAACTCGGCGTCGAGGTCCATGCCCATACCGAGGTCCTGGACCTGGGCCTCCAGGCGGGCAGGATAGCCACCGTCCACACGAATCGGGGGACGATCCGGACCGGCGCCGTGGTCAACGCCACTTCCGGCTGGTGCTCCCTGATCGCGGCCATGGCGGGCGTGGAGCTCCCCATCGTCAGCCACCCGCTACAGGCCTGCGTCACCGAGCCCATGGAGCCCCTGCTGGACAAGGTCATCGTTTCGGCCAATCTGCACGTCTACGTGAACCAGACTCCCCGGGGAGAGTTCGTGATCGGGGCGGAGATCGACCCCTATCCCTCCTACCACCTGGGCTCCACCCTGCCCACGCTCAAGTCGATGGCGTTCCACGCTTTGGAGCTGTTTCCCGATCTGCACCAGGTCAAGGTCCTGCGCCAGTGGGGAGGGATCTGCGACATGACGCCCGACTACAGTCCCATCATCGACGAACACCCGGAAGTCGGCGGCTTCTTCATGGACGTGGGGTGGGGCACCTATGGGTTCAAGGCGGGTCCGGCCGGCGGCAAGTGCCTGGCGGAGCTGATCGCCACCGGAAGGACGCCCGAGTTGATCAAGGCCTTTTGCTTGACCCGCTTTCACGAAAACCGGCTGGTCGGAGAGAAGGCCTCGGCCGCCGTCTCGCACTAG